Genomic DNA from Hordeum vulgare subsp. vulgare chromosome 2H, MorexV3_pseudomolecules_assembly, whole genome shotgun sequence:
GCTTTCTAAAGCCGATAATAGTACATTTGTGCATCTCTTTCATGATGCATATATTCTTCCTATACTTAAGCCTCAAAATGCACTAGatttgacttaagattttgcCAAGCTGGGTTGCTTGGCTCCTGTGTTTATCCTCTACGTTCCCAATTGTTCTGCTAGAGGATAAAGGGAGCATCTGTGCGATTGTTATGACCAAGTAATCCAGATACGTACCTCAGAtgggtgaagccgaaagctagggTTCTTAATGACAAATTGGTACGACACTAGGAAGGTGACAATAATTAGGTGGCTATCACAAAGGGTTAAAATTCCCAAGCATACGCTCGACCCGCACACAATGGATGCTCAAAAACTGAGAGAAAGGAACCtataaaggaactattttcttgggaagatgtttcttactaaATAAAATTAATATAACATAACTCCATGATAATTGTCTGTCTATTAGCACCGTATGGCCAGATTGCCTGGTTCCCCAAACTGTGTACCTATTTCACAAGTTACATAGTATAGAACACTTCCTGATTTCTGTcaagggaggaagaagagaatggTCGGTTAAGACAGTATTAACATATTGGACGGACAACAAAGTGATATAGATACTTAGTTACATAAAATCACACAATGGGGTGCTGGTCTAGGTTGTCTCTTATTACATCTAGGCGGCAATCTTGTTGTGACAAGCATGCGACAGACATCACTTGGTCATAAACTAAGTGAAGGGGCACCTCCTGACCATCGGGCCCCGCCGGCCCAACTCATGCCAGTTCTTGATGATTAGGCTTAGTAAACCTCATCTTCACCATTGCCCATGCCTCCCTGGCACCTTCATCGCACGTCGATGTTTTCCACAATTCAAATCGGCATCGAGCTCCTTTAAAGCGCTCATCCAGTTCTGATATCCTTCCCGGAGGCCCCTCGGCTAACCATAATGCCTTCAGCATGCTTTTCATCGCTTTTCACCCAACGTTCATAAGCTATGGAAAATTCCTTTAGAAGGTCAACACTAAATGAACTGGCTTCTTCCTCAGGCCGCCTAGTCAGGAGTGATATAACGAGGAATGGAATTTCTGTTAATATCAGAACTTGTATTTGTATATTTACAAAGTTTGACATATTACTTACTGAACATTCCACCCTTCATTCTCTTGTTCTCTTCGGTAGCTTGTGCCAGTTGAGTGTTTAAACTCTAAATTTGGCTTATATGTTCTTGTTTTTCCGTCTTAAGCTTTTTATTTTCATCAACACTTCGGAATAACGAGTTATAGCTCGCCTTTGTGAGTCTTTGGCTGCTTCGAGATCTTTTTGCAATTGACCTATAGATTCATCTGCTACAAAATATACTTTCATTTAAGAAGGACAATAGGACAATTACGGACATGAGTTAAAAATAAGAATTCTCACCATGTGCTTGTCTCGTGAAACTCTTCACTTGTTCTAGTTTGGCTTCCGCAACCTCTAGTTGTGTTCGGTACGTCCCAATCTCCTGGGACAACTCCTTATTCTTGTCCCTCGTAGCCAAACAAGCATGCTGACAGTTGTGGTTAACCCTCAGATCGACCATACTACCCAATCGAAGATCGGGGGCTGGTGGCTTGGGATTTGTACACAATGGCAAAAAATTGAATACATACCTTAAGGCTTGTTGACATACAGCTGGCTACTCCTTCAAGTCCTGCTCGGGCAGCTCCGAGGTGCACGTCTACCGAACTCAAGGCTCCAAACTCGTGTTCGGAAAATTTAGGATGGCAGATCCGAGTCAGACAAATACCCTTGCACCTCAATCTCGTGCAGACGGAGGCGCGAGACTGAGCAACTAGCCCAATCTCCTGGAAGAGAGCCATGAGGGCGTGAGGATGAGACTGGAGCAGTCGCCATGTCTTCGTTTCTCTGGTGTTCTTCTCAATGTGTTGAAGGGAATGGGGAGCGTTGCTGGGGGGCACGCGCAGGTTATATGATAAggaacttctctttttttctttgggaTGGAACCACCTATTTTCATTGGCGCGCAGGAATCGAGGAGGTGGTTAACCCTGCGGGAAGAAAATATTAATTTTTGTGGGTTCAGCGGTGTTTCATGTGTCGAAGATAAAAAACAATGTGGAATAGGATCAGCCAAATATAAGGTGAAACTTGCCCCGCAAGCCGAAGATCGCAGAAACGTGAAGATGGTGGGCCTAGACTACGacattggaggctagttcgggggctactaagggagtccgggactaaggggtcctcgtgcCGCCTATCTATGGGTCGGACTCCCGGGCCTGTTCGGTCATCATTAGAAGTATGagaatcaagatggactctttcgAAGACTTGGCGTACGATCCAAGGCAACATAGTAATCGGCATATTCCTTCCCTATTGTAACCGACTTTGTATAACCCTagcacccctggtatctatataaaccaagggtcatagttcgtaggacacattaagctcatcATGATTAGGGTTTAGACAACAACatctgatctcgaggtagatcaactatgtactttgtactacttcatcaatacaacaagagcagggcatagggtattacctccatcacgagggtccgaacctgggtaaaacatcatCTCCTTCGTCTCATATTACCCATCGACCCAAGGTCCGTAGTtcagaccccctactcgagatcagacAGCTTTGACACCGACAACGGTCACCACTCCACCTATCTATCTCTCACTCTTCCTCCAACCCATCGACATGAACTCCGGTAGCAAGTCGAACCCCAACCCCATCTTCAACCCTTTTCCCCTGGGGCATTGGATGGAGGGCATTCTTTCTAGGGTGCTCACTCGGTAACCGTACCAAGTTTGAGAACAACATGGAAGTGTGCTCAAACTTCAGTAGCATGGAAGAGCTGCACAAAGAGTCAGACGTTGTGATGAAGAAGGACACGTCGGAGGAGTTGAAGACATTGATTCCTGACCCAGGGAAGGGCGCTATGTGAGTCGACAAACTTCTTTGGGCCATGAATTAGGCCGACTCCGGCGACGTTGGACAGAGGGCAAAGTGGGCCAAGTAAAGATAGTACCGGCGTCCTCATGATCATCGTGCGACAGTGTACTTCACCACAAACACTATGGTGGTGCCATTGGAGGAGGATCATGAACCGATGGTATGAAGGTGGAAGAAGATGCTGTGGCCATGATTGTGAGGGTGCGGAACGAGGGCACCGAAGCATGCCCATCGAGCTGGACtccgatgaggaagaagagacgaAGAAGACCAAGACCAAGGCCAAGGCCACCCGCCGCTCCAATCGCCTCTGGGGTCCCCGAGGATAAGATCTGTGCGTACCGTGTAAGATGAACCCTAATCGCATCCCTATTGTACTCAATACGGATCGGGAACTTCATATTTACCGCTAGCCATGACGATGCTATGATACCCCGATTCCCCGTTCCCTAACGCGGATCGAAACTAAACCCGAATCGAATGCAAAGTAGTAGGTGCGGAGGGGAAAAATTGCTTACCGCCATTGCCGAAGTGTTGCATCACGGATGCCGGTGAAGGTGACCGGAGGTCGACTTGCTGTTCTCCGATCTGCTGCACACTGCCTTCGCCGTAGGTgagtggagagagggaagagtAGAGTGGGGAGAGAGATCGATGAGCGTAATAACTGCCATCGCTTCGGGAAGCAACGTAGCTTCTCGGGTGGCTCCTCGCGTGTAACCCTCACCGTCCATGTGGCTCGATAGGGCCTCGCTTGCGAAAAACTGCCGATTCGAACAATGCCTCATGAGACAGACCCAAAACTGCTTTAAAGTTCATGTGATGTAAATTTAATAATATATGCTCACAATCAATCAATCTGTTTTCTTCTCGCAGGGTCCAAGTTCTGATTAGACCCTACAAAACAAACAAGCCCTTGAAAGCAAGCAACAACGACGGTGTACCCTGTTTTAGAAGAACCCGTTTCCCTCGTGCTCCATTCCCGACTTCGGCACACGAACACCGACAAAGTGGCTGCCACAAAGTAACTAACCCGAATAATAATATTCAGCCAACTGACGGTGGAGAAGGGCAGGCTTTGCGGcctaaagaggggagagagaggagaggaaaagGGGGGCAAGGCAAGGAACCCAGAGGCGTCCTCCTCCGCCCGTCTATAAATTCCTCTCCTTCCCTCGTCTTTATATAGGAGGCATCAAACCCAAAgaggaggaagaacaccaaggactCACTACCAGGCGCCTCTCCGCGATCCAAATCTTCCCGGGAGAAGTTCTTGGCTGATCTCTTCCTCCTCTACCGCCTCCGAGGGTATGCCCCCTGCACCGTGGTTCTTGCTTCATCTCTATGGCCTGTTGTTGATCTGCGGTTAGTTCTGTATAATCAGGATCCCCTTCTGTGGTGAGGATCTGTATGGTTATAGATTGATCTTGACTTGCGATCCTGTTATGCTCTTCCGTGCTTCTTTCTTAGGCCGTTTAGGGATTCATTTAGGGTCGAGCCGGGTAGGTATTCTTGGATCTTGTTCTCTTTCGACACCTATTCATAAGGTCGTGTGTTCTTATATATACTGTACAATCGCGTATTGATTGTGATATCTATGATGTTTTTCTAAAGAAGATTAGAGATTCCAATCCTGATGCTATTTTTCTGCACAAACATAGCATGATTAGCTCAATACAGGTATTTTCATTTCGTAGAAACATCTTTTTGAGCAAAGGGTATAAATTTGTCAGGACAACTAAATTATGTTAAGACCAGCACTGCACATGCCTGTACATATTAAGACATGCTATTTGTGATTTTGAACTTGGAAGAAACCTTTTTTTAGGAAAAACTCGCAGTATGTACTACCTAAGAAAATCTGAAGGAAACAACGATCATAAAGGATGATAAAATTCACATATATAAGAAAACTGTAAATAATGGTAGAAGACATCAAAGCTCGCCGCACGAATCGTGCAGGTTGCTCGACTAGTTTTGGAAAATTGTTCAGTAATCATTTAGGTCCAATAAGAACAGTGCTGATTGCTTGTGGTGTAAGGCATCAGTTTGGCTTTGACTGTTGTTCCTTGGTTTCTGTATAGAAATACCTCACTGATTCGATGATTTTATCTTTCTTTAATTTAATTTAACTGTGCAAAATAAGTACCTCTGATGCAAATTATTTTGTCAGTGGTCAAAGCCATGGACTGCTTGCTTGTACAAATGAGAAATTATGAGGCTGTCATTCACCTCTCTGTACCGCATGCCCTAATGATTCATTTTCTTACTGTGTACAGTTCTTGGTGTAGCTTTTGCCACTCTCACCAGGAGTTTTCATGTCTGATCTCGACGTTCAGATCCCAACTGCCTTTGGTATGCCTGTCGTTTTCCATCCCAAGTATACTTGAAATTGCTTGCATTGTTTGGAGTGTCTTGCTTAATTGTTTTGCTGCTACATACAGACCCCTTTGCCGAGGCGAATGCTGGGGACGCTGGTGCAGCTGCCGGATCAAAGGACTACGTGCATGTACGCATCCAGCAGCGTAATGGTCGCAAGAGCCTGACCACTGTCCAGGGTCTGAAGAAGGAGTTCAGCTACAGCAAGATCCTCAAAGACCTCAAGAAAGAGTTTTGCTGCAATGGTACAGTTGTCCAGGACACAGAACTTGGACAGGTGTGTTGAAACAACGAGCAAACTAACTCGTTATCCCTTACCATGTCCATTTTTTTCACAATTTTCTTGTGCAAGCCAGTTATCTTGATCATTGCTGTTGTTTTCCGCTTTAGGTCATTCAACTCCAGGGTGATCAGAGGAAGAACGTCTCAAACTTCCTTGTCCAGGTAAACACTTTTCTCCTTGTCTTACGCTCGGTACAGCTGCAGTTGACAAACATGGATGAAGATGTCTAATATAATGTGTCGACGCAGGCGGGCATTGTGAAGAAGGAACACATCAAGATTCATGGTTTCTGAGCAACTGCCAGCTCCTTATCAGAGTCTGCATGCAAAGCAGCTAATATATATTGGTGGTGCAGTATATTTAGTTGTGTGCTAGCGCTAGCAGGCGCCACGCTTGCGCCTTCTGAGTATACACAAAGTCTAGCATAGCCACCTCTCTGCGTGCGTATATGCTTACTACCGTTGTGTTGAAGCTTTGTAAGGAGCACCGTATATGCTTACTACCGTTGTGTTGAAGCTTTGTAAGGAGCACCATCGTTAGATGGCTTGTTACCCTCTCCCATCAAGGTTGAATAATAATATATGCTTTCTGAAGC
This window encodes:
- the LOC123425842 gene encoding protein translation factor SUI1 homolog, whose product is MSDLDVQIPTAFDPFAEANAGDAGAAAGSKDYVHVRIQQRNGRKSLTTVQGLKKEFSYSKILKDLKKEFCCNGTVVQDTELGQVIQLQGDQRKNVSNFLVQAGIVKKEHIKIHGF